CCATCGTAACTCATTAGAAGGGGCAATCTGTTGCGGCCATGACCTCCATGGTGCTCACGGCGGAGCTCTTTGAAGTGCCCCTGAGCATGGAGTTCTCGCCTCAGGCCCTTCACGGCCTCTCCCACCGGGAGATCGGAGACCATACGGACGCCATGTCCCTGCTGGTTGAGGTGGCGGAACCCATGATAGACCGTATCCGTGGCATTACAGATGAATATCTGCTCATGACTGGCCGGGACGAGTTTGTGATGAAGGCCGGGGAGCATAAGTTGCTCTATGCTCCCATCGACGAGCGGGGCTGGCCCATCGATGTGCGGGTGGGGCGTCATTCCTCGACCTTCCAGAAGATGCTTGAGTTCTACTCTTTGGAGGCTCCCGACCGTCCTATCGTCATTTCAGGGGTGCCGGGATACACGGAGGTTATAGAGAATACATTGGGAGCATATTTCCATGATCCAAAGCAAGCTCCGCCTGAGAAGGTTTTCTACGATTAGCGAGAAGATAATTGGTTTTCGGAATGGCACCACTACTAAACAAGGAGGGAAAAAGTATGAATTCCAGGATGCTCAGGATAGCAACAATAGCGGCCCTTGCTATTTTCCTCGCCAGCACGCTGGCATCAGCGTGCACCACTATTATGGTAGGGAAAAAAGCATCTGTTGATGGATCTGTCATGGTAACTCATACGTGTGACGGCTGGTATGATAACCGTGTCAGGATCATCCCCGGCGAAACCCATAAAGCAGGAGAAATGACTCCTGTCTATAAAGAAATATGCCATGGAACCCGACCAGACAAACCCCTGGTCGAGGTTGGCGAAATTCCTCAGCCCGAAGAAACGTACACCTATTTCCACGTAGGGTATCCCTTCATGAATGAACATCAGCTCATCATAGGCGAAGATACCTGGAGCGGACGGGATGAAAACTTCTGTGACGCTGGCTGGATGATGATCGAGCAGCTTGAGGTCTTCGCCCTTCAGAGAGCAAAAACAGCTCGGGAAGCGATCCAGGTTATGGGCGAGCTTGCTGAAAAGTACGGCTATGGCGATGGCGGCGAGACTTTGACCGTTATCGACAAAAATGAAGCCTGGATGTTCGATATTTGCGGCCCCGGTCCCCTTTGGACCCCTGAAAGCGGCAAGCCCGGCGCCATATGGGTTGCCCAGCGCGTGCCCGATGATTGTTTCACCGTAACAGCCAACCGTTCCCGAATTGGCGAAATCCACTGGGATGATAAAGAGAACTTCATATATTCTTCCAGTGTAAAAGATTTCGCAAAAGAAATGGGCTGGTGGAAAGAGGGCGAAAAATTTGTTTTCCACAAAATATACAATCCCGTCCCCTATGGGACGCCTTATTACCAGCAGCGCCGCGAGTGGAGAGTCATCAGCCTTCTTGCCCCCTCCCTCAAGATCGAAGAAGATGCGGCTGAAATGTATCCTCTAATGATAAAACCTGACAAGAAGATTTCTGTAAGGGACCTTATGGCTGTGAAGCGAGATTACCTCGAGGAGACTCGCTTTGATCTCACTCAGGGAATGGCAGCCGGCCCCTTCGGAAACCCCAACCGCTACCCAACTCCTAGTAGTGTACGACCAGAAGACAAACAGAACGTTGACTGGACCCGGGCCATATCCATGTTCCGTTGCTCCTACAGCTTCGTAGCTCAAGCACGGGACTGGCTGCCCGATGCTATTGGCGGCATATTGTGGTTCGGAGAAGACGCTCCCCATTCTACAGTGTACATGCCTATTTACGCTGGCGTAACATCCCTACCCAAGAGTATTACTGAGGGAAAACGGGCCGAATTCGATAGAAACTCCGCATGGTGGGCATTCAACTTCGTCTCTAACTGGGCCGATCTCAAGTTCAGCTATATGATCAAGGACATTAAAGAAGCCCAGAAGGCTTACGAAGATGAGTTCTTCACGTACCAGCCAGTAGTAGATAAAGAAGCCGCAGCTCTTTATAAAGAGAGCCCCGAAAAGGCTAAGGCCTACCTCACGAAATACACGAACGACAGCATCAACAAGGTGGTTAACGGTTGGTGGAAATTGGGCTGGAAGCTCGTCGGCAAATATTCTGACGGATATATTACCTACCCCGACGGGAAGCAGGACTCAGTAGGGTACCCTACAGAGTGGCTTAAGGCTGTTGGTTTCGGAATAGAGGAATCCGAACCCAAGAAATAGGTTTCTACAGATCAACAAGGGGCTGCAGGAATGTTTAGCAGCCCCCTTTTTATTCCCCAAATATTATTTCGCTAATTTCACTATTACCCCCAAGGGGGTAGGGAAAGGTTCTTCAGGAGAAGGACCTACAGCCTCTCTGGTTTCGTCGAATTCCATTTCATAGAGAAGGCGGCTGATCTCAAGATCCAATGGGTCATCGGTTTCGTAGGGAATGGCGAAGCGCAAATACCCAAACTGTTCAGCAAAATAGCTGAAACTCAGATTGCCTTTTTCTTTCATCATGGCCGCAATCAATTTTGCCAAAAACTCCTCGTCATCGAAAAAAGGAGTGGAACTGGCAAGAACAATCGCTTTAAAGCTGCCTAAAAGCATGGACCTGTTCCTGAAGTTGCAAAGAGACACCCCTGCCCGAATGGCAAAATCTCCTTCTGTTTGACGGGCTACAAGATCCTCCATGGGTTGAGAATAACCGAACACTGCCGTAAATCCTAAAGACAATCCTTTTCCCCGCCCTGGAATAATCATACAATCCCGAAGGAATGGCCCGGCAAAGCCAATGCGTGGGCTGGAGAGGCAAAAAAGCTCACTTCCAAGGGACAAGGAAAGAGATGCCAGTGCAACAAGCTCACCGCTATAAAGATGGTTCACCGATACGGGCCGATAATCCATCCCCATTGGCAGCCACGACGCGATATCCAAATCAAGATTAACGTTCCAGTATGGAAGGTTCTTCATCGTTCACATACCCCCTTCCCGAGAAACAATTTGTATAATATAACGCACTAGCCTTGTCTCCACAAGCGCTGAATTACTGGTCTGCTATACTTAAAAAAATCTTTTGAAATAGGAGGACATAGATGGCTTACGAATCATCTTTTCTTGAGAAAGAATCTGTTATTCGACTGATTCCGAAGCTATCTTTCCCCGCCATGGCAGGAATGATCGCCCAGGCTCTTTATAATGTCGTGGATGCGATCTTCGTTGGGCGAGGCGTTGGGATGCTGGCCGTTGCCGGAATATCCATCGCTTTTCCCATTCAAATGATCATTATGGCAACAGCTCAAGTTATTGGAGTTGGCAGTGCCTCTATTATCTCACGAAGTCTCGGTGAAAAAAATAGGGACAAAGCAGAAAAAACTTTAGGGAATCTTATGGGCGCAACACTAGTTTTTAGTGCTGTAGTGGCAACCTTTGGACTTTATTTTCTGGAACCGATCCTTCGGCTTTTCGGAGCTACAGATGCCATTCTGCCCTTTGCAGCCACTTATATGAAAATATTGTTTCTGGGATCTGTCTTTTTTGCCTTTTCCATAGCCTGCAATAATGCCGTTCGCGCTGAAGGTAAAGCTTACTTCGCCATGATAACCATGCTCATTTCCGCAGGGGTTAACATAGTTCTTGATCCCATATTCATCTTCGGGTTTGGAATGGGCATTCAAGGAGCCGCTATTGCCACTGTCATCGCTCAGACATCTTCCGCCCTATGGCTAGGCTGGTATTACATTAGAGGGAAAAGCGAAGTTCCATTTCTGTTTAAAAACATGCGGCCCAACTATAAGATTCTGCACGAAGTGACAGCAATAGGCCTGTCCGCGTTCCTCAGACAGGGAGCCGCAAGTATTTCACTGGTGGTCATCAACCGCCAGCTTGCCTTCTGGGGTGGCGATGCTGCCATAGCTGCCATGGGGATACTCCTTCGAATAACCCAGTTTGCTGTCATGCCTGTTTTCGGCCTTGTCCAAGGGCTTCTTCCCATAGTAGGGTACAACTACGGTGCAAGACTTTTTTGCAGGGTTACTACAGCCATGAAGCTTTCTATTGCTATCTCATCAGCCATCTGTACCCTAACGGGATCTCTTCTCTTTTTTGCTCCCCAGCTACTGATCCCTCTATTCACTAACAATAGGGAGGTTCTGCCTCTTGGAATCAACGCTTCCAGATATATGGCCATCGGCTTTCCCCTTATAGGGTTTCAGGTCATGGCTTCGGGTTTGTACCAGGCCATTGGCAAGACTGTTCCTGCCCTCTTTTTATCCTTGCTTCGGCAAGTATTGATCCTTATCCCCCTCGTTCTTTTCCTTCCGTATTTTTACGGATTGCTTGGGATATGGACAGCTTTTCCCATTTCTGACATACTAGCCGCTATAATAACGCTGGTTCTTTACAGAAAGGATATAAAAAGGCTTTCAACTCTCTGCGCAGAAAAGGCACAGCTGAATAAAGGAGAATAGATTCCATGCTTGAAGCTGCAGTAACATGGCTTGTAATAACAATTGGCAAACTCGGATATTTAGGCATAGTTTGCCTCATGTTCCTTGAGTCTTCCTTTTTTCCCTTCCCCAGTGAAGTCGTAATCCCCCCTGCCGGGTATTTAGCCTTTCTAGGGGAAATGAACCTTTTTCTTGTAATTTTTATGGGTATTCTGGGAAGCATGCTCGGGGCGCTCTTTAATTACTGGATTTCCCTCCGATTTGGACGGCCATTCTTTCAGAAGTATGGACGATATTTCTTTATCAGCCAATCTACCCTGGATAAAGCTGATGTTTTTTTTGCTCAACATGGCCACATCAGCACTCTTATTGGCCGCCTGCTGCCGGGGATACGACAGTATATATCCCTCCCCGCAGGCCTTTCTCGCATGCCCCTTTTTCCTTTTTGCCTTTTCACAGCCATTGGCTCAGGCCTTTGGGTTGCTGTTCTCGCCTTTGTAGGATATTGGGTTGGAAATAATAAAGAGCTAGTCTCCCAATATCTTCATAATGTCACTATTCTGGCTATTATTCTCTGCCTTCTATTGGGAGGGCTTTATGTCTTCCGTGTGAAGCAGAAAAAATCCCGGTAGGCAAGAATACGCCCCTGTACAGGGACTACTCGTCACTTAAAGCAAGAGTTGCCGTAAGAAGATGAGTATACATCGCGGGAACCTGTTGAACCCTCTGAGCAAAAGCTTCGCCTATACCACGAGCCATTTCATAATATTCTTTATTGCCCGTTCTCTTATTGAAGCGCAACAGATTCATCATGGCAACGGAATTTCCTGAAACCATAACGCCGTCTTCCCCACTCCACGGTCTGAAGAAAAGAAGCTCATCTAAGCCCGAGTTCATAAAATATCCGCCCCGTTTCGGGTCGTAAAAAATATCATTCATGGAACGAAGAAGCCCCATCCCTTTCTCACCATAGTCTTCTTCCCCTGTTGCTTCTTCCAACTCTAAAAGAGCTCTGATGAAGAAGGAATAATCGTTGAGCAACCCCGGAATATGGCCTTTGCCGTCAGCCACAGAGTGGTAGACTTCTTTTTCTTGATAAACAGCCTTTTCCAGGAGAAAATCAACTGCATTTCGGGCAGCTTCTATGAATTGCCTTTCTTCAAAGATCCGCCCAGCAAAGGCCAGGGCCTCAATCATCAAGGCGTTCCAGTCCGTTAGAATCTTTCTGTCACAGTGAGGCCGTACTCGCCTGTTTCTCGCTTCAAAGAGCAGGGCTCGGGATTTTTGTAGGCTTTGATCCAGTTTTTGAAGCTCAACATTATATGTGGCGGCAAGTTCTTCAAGTGAAGCCGGAAGAGCCAGGACATTGCCTTCCCCATGAATGCCATAGGCCTGTAAAAAAAGCTGACGGTCCTCTGAAGGCACCAGCCTGCGTATCTCCTCTTCTGTCCACACATAAAAACGTCCTTCCACCCCTTCACTATCGGCATCCTCCGCAGCAAAGAACACTCCTTCCGGGGATCTCAGGTCTCGCAGAACATAAGCGGCTATTTCAAAGGCTATTTTCTTGTATATGTCCCTGCCTGTCATTTCCCAGGCCGCTGTATAGGCCTTGAGAAGAAGGGCCTGATCGTAAAGCATTTTCTCGAAATGGGGAATCTTCCACTCTCTATCTGTAGAATATCGGGCAAATCCGCCTCCTAAATGATCCCGTATGCCCCCCATAGCCATACAATCAAGTGTTTTCTCAACCATTTTGATGGCCTTTTCTTCTT
This region of Aminobacterium colombiense DSM 12261 genomic DNA includes:
- a CDS encoding dipeptidase, yielding MNSRMLRIATIAALAIFLASTLASACTTIMVGKKASVDGSVMVTHTCDGWYDNRVRIIPGETHKAGEMTPVYKEICHGTRPDKPLVEVGEIPQPEETYTYFHVGYPFMNEHQLIIGEDTWSGRDENFCDAGWMMIEQLEVFALQRAKTAREAIQVMGELAEKYGYGDGGETLTVIDKNEAWMFDICGPGPLWTPESGKPGAIWVAQRVPDDCFTVTANRSRIGEIHWDDKENFIYSSSVKDFAKEMGWWKEGEKFVFHKIYNPVPYGTPYYQQRREWRVISLLAPSLKIEEDAAEMYPLMIKPDKKISVRDLMAVKRDYLEETRFDLTQGMAAGPFGNPNRYPTPSSVRPEDKQNVDWTRAISMFRCSYSFVAQARDWLPDAIGGILWFGEDAPHSTVYMPIYAGVTSLPKSITEGKRAEFDRNSAWWAFNFVSNWADLKFSYMIKDIKEAQKAYEDEFFTYQPVVDKEAAALYKESPEKAKAYLTKYTNDSINKVVNGWWKLGWKLVGKYSDGYITYPDGKQDSVGYPTEWLKAVGFGIEESEPKK
- a CDS encoding MATE family efflux transporter; the protein is MAYESSFLEKESVIRLIPKLSFPAMAGMIAQALYNVVDAIFVGRGVGMLAVAGISIAFPIQMIIMATAQVIGVGSASIISRSLGEKNRDKAEKTLGNLMGATLVFSAVVATFGLYFLEPILRLFGATDAILPFAATYMKILFLGSVFFAFSIACNNAVRAEGKAYFAMITMLISAGVNIVLDPIFIFGFGMGIQGAAIATVIAQTSSALWLGWYYIRGKSEVPFLFKNMRPNYKILHEVTAIGLSAFLRQGAASISLVVINRQLAFWGGDAAIAAMGILLRITQFAVMPVFGLVQGLLPIVGYNYGARLFCRVTTAMKLSIAISSAICTLTGSLLFFAPQLLIPLFTNNREVLPLGINASRYMAIGFPLIGFQVMASGLYQAIGKTVPALFLSLLRQVLILIPLVLFLPYFYGLLGIWTAFPISDILAAIITLVLYRKDIKRLSTLCAEKAQLNKGE
- a CDS encoding DedA family protein yields the protein MLEAAVTWLVITIGKLGYLGIVCLMFLESSFFPFPSEVVIPPAGYLAFLGEMNLFLVIFMGILGSMLGALFNYWISLRFGRPFFQKYGRYFFISQSTLDKADVFFAQHGHISTLIGRLLPGIRQYISLPAGLSRMPLFPFCLFTAIGSGLWVAVLAFVGYWVGNNKELVSQYLHNVTILAIILCLLLGGLYVFRVKQKKSR
- a CDS encoding thioredoxin domain-containing protein; translated protein: MKNKENRLITEKSPYLLQHAHNPVDWHPWGKEAFTKAQEENKPIFLSIGYSTCHWCHVMEKECFSDEEVAQLLNDACVSIKVDREERPDIDHVCMAVSLIMNGSGGWPLNLFLTPNGKPFFAASYIPKETSGRIPGLMDMVPRVKWLWLMQKEDVLKSAESIMNALEKEMTNQKGTCPDKNLAKKAFQELSRNFDPLWGGFSKAPKFPMPPVLLFLLEYGKIFKEEKAIKMVEKTLDCMAMGGIRDHLGGGFARYSTDREWKIPHFEKMLYDQALLLKAYTAAWEMTGRDIYKKIAFEIAAYVLRDLRSPEGVFFAAEDADSEGVEGRFYVWTEEEIRRLVPSEDRQLFLQAYGIHGEGNVLALPASLEELAATYNVELQKLDQSLQKSRALLFEARNRRVRPHCDRKILTDWNALMIEALAFAGRIFEERQFIEAARNAVDFLLEKAVYQEKEVYHSVADGKGHIPGLLNDYSFFIRALLELEEATGEEDYGEKGMGLLRSMNDIFYDPKRGGYFMNSGLDELLFFRPWSGEDGVMVSGNSVAMMNLLRFNKRTGNKEYYEMARGIGEAFAQRVQQVPAMYTHLLTATLALSDE